The genomic DNA GGGCGTCCCGTCGACGTCACCACCCGCACGGTCGCCAGCTCCTGGCCGGCACCGTCCATCTCGACGCCGAGCTGCCGTAGCACGGTTTCACCGTTCGACCAGATGGTGACGGCGCCGCCACCGGCCCGTACCTCGGGGCGCTGCTCGAACACCGTGACGTCGTGCCCGTCGCGCAACAAACCCCGGGCGATGGAGATACCACCCACCCCCGCACCGACAACGAGGATCCGCAGCGACGCTTTCGGCGCTGGCTGAATGTGGTGCCGGCTCTCGGGCCGTTTTGGGCCCACGGCTCAATTATGTCCGGTGCGGGGCCGCTGTACACCTCACCAGGCGTTGAACGTGAACTTGCTTGCGAGTTTCGGGCAAAGAATGGAGAACAAGCTCACGTTCCGGCAGCCGATGCCGCCCGAACGAAGTCCGTTAAGGACTCCGCCTCGGCCGTAAAGAAACCGTCAAGGCCCCGTTCATGCCAGCTGCCTGGACAGAACCTGGGGAAGGCCACCGAAATCCGGGGGCCCGTAAACGTGTCTTCGAACGGAGACGGCATGCCTGTCCTGCTCTATTTGGTGCTGACAGTGGCGATCTTTGCGCTGCTGGGCCTGGTGCAGAAGTTGGTCGAGGGACTGTGAGCTACGAAAACGTCGTCGGCCTGGGCCTGGCCATCCTCATCGCGCTGTTTCTCTTCGCCGCGCTGCTGTTTCCGGAGAGGTTCTAGTGACTACTACAACCGCGGGGATCGTCTTCCTCGCCGTGCTCATCGCCGCGGTGGCGGCGGTCCACGTGCCGCTCGGCGACTACATGTACCGCGTGTACACGTCGGAGAAGCAGTCGCGCGCCGAGCGCGTCATCTACCGGTTGATCGGCGCCGATCCGAAGGCCGAGCAGACCTGGGGCGCCTACGCCCGCAGCGTGCTGGCCTTCTCCGCGATCAGCATCCTGTTCCTGTTCATTCTGCAGCTGGTCCAGGGCAAGCTGCCGCTGCATCTCAACGATCCGGGCACGCCGATGACACCGGCACTGGCCTGGAACACCGCCGTCAGCTTCGTGACGAACACGAACTGGCAGGCCTATTCCGGTGAATCGACCCAGGGGCACCTGGTGCAGATGGCCGGCCTTGCCGTGCAGAACTTCGTCTCCGCCGCGGTCGGTATGGCGGTGGCCGTGGCGTTGGTGCGTGGCCTGGTTCGGCGCAGCACCGGTGACCTCGGCAACTTCTGGGTCGACCTGGTGCGCGGCAATCTCCGGATCCTGCTGCCGATTTCGATCATCGGCGCGCTGGTCCTGGTCGGCGGTGGGGCCATCCAGAATTTCGCTCTCCACACCGAGGTGGTCAACACCCTCGTCGGCGGTACGCAGACCATCCCGGGCGGCCCGGTCGCCAGCCAGGAAGTCATCAAACTGCTCGGCACCAATGGCGGCGGCTTCTTCAACGCCAACTCGGCGCATCCGTTCGAGAACCCCACCACGTGGACGAACTGGGTGGAGATCTTCCTGATCCTGATGATCCCGTTCTCGCTACCGCGCACGTTCGGACGCATGGTCGGCAGCCCCAAACAAGGTCTGGCGATCGCCTCGGCGATGGCCGTCATCGCCACCATCAGCGTCAGCTTGATGATGCTGTTCCAGTTGCAGGCCCGCGGCACCGTCCCCACCGCCGCCGGCTCCGCGATGGAAGGGGTCGAACAGCGGTTCGGCGTCGCCAACTCCGCGGTGTTCGCGGATGCGACGACACTGACGTCGACGGGTGCGGTGGACTCCTTCCACGACTCGTACACCAGCCTCGGCGGCATGATCACGATGTTCAACATGCAACTCGGTGAGGTGGCCCCCGGCGGCGTCGGCTCCGGCCTATACGGCATGTTGGTCCTGGCGATCATCACCGTGTTCGTCGCAGGCCTCATGGTGGGCCGCACCCCGGAATACCTGGGCAAGAAGATCACCCCCCGGGAGATCAAGCTGGCCGCAACGTATTTCCTCGTAACACCACTGATCGTGCTGACCGGCACCGCGGTGGCCATGGCCATGCCCGGCCAACGGGCGGGCATGCTGAACACCGGGCCACACGGCCTGTCGGAAGTGCTGTACGCGTTCACCTCGGCGGCCAACAACAACGGCTCCGCCTTCGCCGGCATCAGCGTCAACACCGAGTGGTACAACACCGCCCTCGGCCTCTCGATGGTGTTCGGCCGGTTCCTGCCGATCATCTTCGTGCTCGCGTTGGCCGGATCGCTTGCCCGCCAAGGTAAGACACCTGATTCGGCCGGCACACTGCCCACCCATCGACCCCAGTTCGTCGGCATGGTTGCCGGCGTCACGCTGATCCTGGTCGCCCTCACCTTCCTGCCGATGCTCGCACTCGGGCCCCTTGCTGAAGGAATTCACTGATGTCAGTACCTACCCTCGATTCACCGTCATCCGCGCAGCAGAAACCCACTAGTTCCAAGAGAATTCAGGGTGGCCTGCTGGACCCGAAGATGCTGTGGCGCTCGACGCCCGCCGCATTACGCAAGCTCGACCCGCGCACGCTGTGGCGCAACCCCGTCATGTTCATCGTCGAGATCGGCGCGGCCTGGAGTACCTTCCTGGCCGTCACCGACCCGTCGTGGTTCTCCGCGTTGATCGTGGTCTGGCTGTGGCTGACAGTGATCTTCGCCAATCTGGCCGAGGCCGTCGCCGAGGGACGCGGCAAGGCCCAGGCCGAGTCGCTGCGTAAAACCAAGACGTCGACGATGTCCCGCCGGCTCACCGGCTGGTCGCCGGGCTCTCCCGGCCGCGAGGAAGAAGTGGCCGCACCGCTGCTGCAGCAGGGCGACGTCGTCGTCGTCGAGGCCGGCCAGGTCATCCCCGGAGACGGCGATGTCGTGGAAGGCATTGCCTCGGTGGATGAATCGGCCATCACCGGCGAATCGGCACCCGTCATCAGGGAGTCCGGTGGTGACCGGAGCGCCGTCACCGGCGGCACCACGGTGTTGTCCGATCGCATCGTCGTCCAGATCACCCAGAAGCCCGGTGAGAGCTTCATCGACCGGATGATCAACCTCGTCGAGGGCGCCAACCGGCAGAAGACCCCCAACGAGATCGCGCTCAACATCCTGCTGGCCTCGTTGACGATCATCTTCGTCTTCGCCGTCGCGACCCTGCAGCCGCTGGCGATCTTCTCCAAGGCCAACAACCCGGGCGTCCCAGACACCTTGGCGCTCAACGGGAACGGCATCTCAGGCATCGTCATGGTGTCACTGCTGGTGTGCCTGATCCCCACCACCATCGGCGCCCTGCTCTCGGCGATCGGTATCGCCGGGATGGACCGGCTGGTGCAGCGGAACGTGCTGGCCATGTCCGGCCGCGCCGTCGAAGCCGCCGGCGACGTGAACACGTTGCTGCTCGACAAGACCGGCACCATCACCCTCGGTAACCGGCAGGCCGCCGCATTCGTACCGCTGTCCGGTGTCACCCCCGAGCAGCTCGCCGATGCGGCACAGCTGTCCAGCCTGGCCGACGAGACGCCTGAGGGCCGCTCGATCGTAGTGTTCGCCAAGCAGGAATTCGGCCTGCGGGGACGCACACCCGGCGAACTCGACAACGCGCACTGGGTCGAATTCAGCGCCAACACCCGGATGTCGGGCGTCGACCTGTCCGGCGATCACCGACTGCGCAAGGGTGCGGCGGGCGCGGTCGCCGACTGGGTGCGTTCCGAAGGCGGCCGGGTGCCAACCGAACTCGGTGACATCGTGGACGGCATCTCGGCCGCCGGTGGCACCCCGCTGGTGGTCGGGCAGGTGGTGAGCGGGAAGCCCGAAGTACTCGGCGTCATCCACCTCAAGGACGTCGTCAAACAGGGCATGCGGGAACGCTTCGACGAGATGCGCCGCATGGGTATCCGCACCGTGATGATCACCGGCGACAATCCGTTGACCGCCAAGGCCATCGCCGACGAAGCGGGCGTGGACGACTTCCTCGCCGAAGCCACGCCCGAAGACAAGATGGCACTGATCAAGAAGGAGCAGGCCGGCGGCAAGCTCGTCGCGATGACCGGCGACGGCACCAACGACGCCCCCGCCCTGGCGCAGGCCGACGTCGGCGTCGCGATGAACAGCGGGACCTCGGCGGCCAAAGAGGCCGGCAACATGGTGGATCTCGACTCCGATCCCACCAAGCTCATCGAGATCGTCGAGATCGGCAAGCAGCTGCTGATCACGCGTGGGGCACTGACCACGTTCTCGATCGCCAACGACATCGCGAAGTACTTCGCGATCATCCCGGCGTTGTTCGTGGCGCTGTTCCCCGGCCTGGACCTGCTGAACATCATGCGGCTGCACAGCCCGCAATCGGCGATCCTGTCGGCGGTGATCTTCAACGCGATCGTCATCGTGACGCTGATCCCGTTGGCGCTCAAGGGTGTCCGCTACACCCCGAGCAGCGCGTCCAAGCTGTTGAGCCGCAACCTGTACGTCTACGGCCTCGGCGGCATCATCGCGCCGTTCATCGGCATCAAGCTGATCGACCTCGTCGTCCAACTCTTTCCGGAAATGTGACATGAAATTCTCCAACCTGATCCGCCAACATGCAGCCGCCCTGCGGGCACTGCTCGTACTCACCGTGATCCTCGGCATCGGCTATCCGGTCTTCATCTGGCTGGTGTCCCAGATCCCCGGCCTGAGCGAGCGGGCCGACGGATCGCTGATCGAGGTGAACGGAAAGCCGGTGGGCAGCAGCCTGATCGGGCAGTCCTTCACCGATGCCGACGGCAATCCGCTGCCCCGGTACTTCCAGAGCCGGCCGTCCAACGCCGGTGCCGGCTATGACCCGATGGCCAGCGGTGCCGGCAACCTCGGCCCGGAAAGCATCGTCGACCAACCCGACAAGCCCAGCCTGCTTACGCAGGTGTGCACGCGCAGCGCCGCAGTCGGCGAGCTGGACGGCGTCGACGGTGCCCGCCCGTTCTGCACCGGAGGCGGTGTCGGAGCGGTGCTGTCGGTGATCGGAGCCCGCGATGCCCGCGGGAACGTCATCCACCCGACGAAGGTGGTCAGCGTCAACGAGCCCTGCGATACGACGAAGACCCCGTTCCTCAACGCCTACGAGGGCGTCCGCGTCGAATGCGCCATAGCCGGTGAGGACTACAGCGCCGGCCTGATCGTGCCGATCCGCGGCAGCGCGCCCGCTGAGCCCGCGGTGCCGGCCGACGCGGTCACGGCCAGCGGCAGCGGCCTGGACCCGAACATCTCGGTGGCCTACGCGGATCTGCAGGTGAATCGGGTGGCCACGGCCCGCGATCTCAACCCCGAGCTGGTGCGCGCCATCGTGGGCCAGCACACCGACGGACGCACCCTGGGCTTCTTCGGCGAACCGCGGGTCAACGTGCTCGAACTCAACATCGCCCTCGACGCACTGTAGGCACGAGGATGATGGTCTTGTGACTACGCCGGCGTCCAGCCCCACCAAACGTGGTGAGCTGCGCATATACCTGGGCGCGGCGCCCGGCGTGGGCAAGACCTACGCCATGCTCGGCGAAGCACACCGCCGGGTCGAGCGCGGCACCGACCTGGTTGCCGCGGTGGTCGAAACGCACGGGCGCAAGAAGACCGCCGATCTGCTCGACGGCATCGAGACCATCTCGCCGCGCTACGTCGAGTACCGGGGAGGCCGCTTCCCCGAACTCGACGTGGCCGCGGTGCTGGCCCGCAACCCACAGGTGGTGTTGGTCGACGAACTCGCCCACACCAACACCCCCGGCAGCAAGAACGCCAAGCGCTGGCAGGACGTCGAGGAACTGCTCGACGCCGGGATCACCGTGATATCCACGGTCAACGTCCAGCACCTGGAAAGCCTCAACGACGTGGTCACCCAGATCACCGGAATCGAGCAGCAGGAGAAGGTTCCCGACGAGGTCGTCCGGGCCGCCGACCAGATCGAGCTGGTCGACATCACGCCGGAGGCGCTACGCCGCAGACTGTCCCACGGCAACGTCTACGCACCGGAACGTATCGATGCCGCGATGTCCAACTACTTCCGGCGCGGAAACCTCACCGCACTGCGGGAACTGGCCCTGTTGTGGCTGGCCGATCAGGTCGACGCCGCACTGGCCAAGTACCGCGCCGACAACAAGATCACCGACACGTGGGAAGCCCGAGAACGCGTCGTGGTCGCCGTCACCGGCGGCGCCGAGTCGGAAACCTTGGTACGCCGGGCATCCCGCATCGCCTCGAAATCCAGCGCCGAACTGATGGTGGTCCACGTCGTTCGCGGGGACGGGCTCTCAGGTGTCTCGGCACCCCAGATGGGCAAGGTGCGAGAACTGGCCATCAGCCTGGGCGCCACCCTGCACACCGTCGTCGGCGACGACGTACCCACGGCGCTACTGGATTTCGCGCGCGAACGCAACGCCACCCAGTTGGTGCTCGGTACGTCGAGGCGGTCCCGGTGGGCCCGAATGTTCGATGAGGGCATCGGCAATGCGGTGGTGCAGCACTCCGGCAAGATCGACGTCCACATGGTGACCCACGAGCAGGCCCGTCGCGGGTTCGGCTGGTCGACGGCCACACCCCGGCAACACCACATCGCGTCCTGGCTTGCGGCCCTGGTGGTTCCGTCCGCGATCTGCCTGCTGATCGTCGGGGTGCTGGATCCGATCCTCGGGGTCAGCGGCGAAAGCGCCCTGTTCTTCATCGGCGTGCTGATCGTCGCGCTACTCGGCGGCGTCGCGCCTGCCGCGCTGTCGGCCCTGCTGTCCGGGCTGCTGCTGAACTACTTCCTGGTGGCGCCGCGGCACACGTTCACCATCTCCGAACCCGACAGCGCGGTCACGGTGGTGGTGCTGCTGCTGGTCGCCGTTGCCGTCGCGGCACTCGTCGATGGGGCAGCGAAACGGGCCCGCGAAGCCCGGAAGGCCTCGCAGGAGGCCGAATTACTGACCCTGTTCGCCGGGTCGGTGCTTCGCGGCGCCGACCTCACCACCCTGTTGGAACGGCTGCGCGAGACCTACTCCCAACGAGCGGTGAGTCTGCTGCGGGAACACAACGGAACCGCGGAGATCGTTGCGTGCGTCGGCACCAAGCCGTGTGCCGAGGTGGACACCGCCGACACCGCGATCGAAGTCGGCGACGACGAATTCTGGCTGTTGATGGCCGGACGCAAACTCGCCGCCCGCGATCGCCGTGTGCTCAGTGCAGTCGCCAAACAGGCTGCGGGGCTGGTCAAACAACGCGAACTTACCGAAGAGGCGAGCAAGGCCGCGGCCATCGCGCAGGCCGACGAACTGCGTCGATCGTTGCTCTCGGCGGTCAGTCACGACCTGCGTACCCCGCTGGCCGCGGCCAAGGCGGCGGCGTCGAGCCTGCGCAGCGAGGACATCGACTTCTCGGCCGAGGACACCGCTGAACTGCTGGCCACCATCGAGGAATCCGTCGACGCGCTCACTGCACTCGTCGGCAACCTGCTGGACTCGTCCCGACTGTCGGCCGGGGTGGTCCGCCCCGAGCTGCGCCGCGTATATCTGGAGGAGACGGTGCAGCGCGCGCTGCTGGGAATCAGCAAGGGCGCCACCGGCTTCACCCGCGAGGGTCTGGACCGGGTGAAGGTCGAGGTCGGCGATGCGGTGGCGATGGCCGACGCCGGGTTGCTCGAGCGGGTGCTGGCCAACCTGATCGACAACGCCCTGCGGTATGCAACCGACGGCCCCATCCGGGTCAGCGCCGGGCAGGTGGCCGACCGGGTACTGATCGCGGTGATCGACGAAGGGCCCGGGATGCCGCGCGGGGCCGAGGAACAACTCTTCGCGCCGTTCCAGCGGCTCGGCGATCACAACACCTCCATTGGCGTCGGGCTGGGTCTGTCCGTGGCGCGCGGCTTCGTCGAAGCCATGGGTGGAGCCATCTCGGCGACCGACACTCCCGGCGGCGGTCTGACCGTCGAAATCGACCTTGCCGCACCGCCAAAGGATGAATCCGCATGACATCCACCGCTCCCAAGATCCGTGTCCTGGTGATCGACGACGAACCTCAGATCCTGCGCGCGCTGCGGATCAACCTGTCGGTGCGCGGCTATGAGGTCGTCACCGCCACCGACGGCGGGCAGGGGCTGCGCGCGGCCGCCGATCACCGGCCCGACGTGATCGTGCTCGATCTCGGCCTGCCGGACATGTCGGGCATCGACGTGCTGGCGGGCCTGCGCGGTTGGCTCTCGGCTCCGGTGATCGTGCTCTCGGCCCGCACCGACTCGTCCGACAAGGTCGAGGCGCTCGACGCCGGCGCTGACGACTACGTCACCAAACCCTTTGGCATGGACGAATTCCTGGCCCGACTGCGGGCGGCCGTGCGCCGCGGAGCGGCGGCTTCAGAAACCGATGAGCCCGTCATCGAAACCTCCTCGTTCACCGTCGATCTCGCTGCCAAGAAGGTGACCAAGAACAACAACGAGGTACACCTGACCCCCACCGAGTGGGGCATGCTGGAGATGCTGGTGCGCAACCGCGGCAAGTTGGTCGGCCGCGAAGAACTGCTGCGTGAGGTGTGGGGGCCGGCCTACGCCAAGGAGACCCACTATCTGCGGGTGTACCTGGCCCAGCTGCGCCGCAAGCTCGAGGACGACCCGTCACATCCGGTGCACCTGCTGACCGAGGCGGGGATGGGCTACCGCTTCCAGGAGTGACATTTCCCCGGCCGAGCAGACGCGTAGGTACCCGAAAATCCACGTTCCCGGGTACCTACGCGTCTGCTCGCGGGGGGAGGTGACCGACCTCCACCGACCGATGACCGCGCGTAACTGACCACCCGTCGCGGGCAGGCCACCGACCACCGACAATCTCCGACCACCACAAGGCGGGCAGGCTACGGTGCCGGTATGTCAGGTGATGGTGCCCTTTACCGTGGTCTCTTCGAAGCCAGCCTCAACGACCCGGCCACCTTCTGGGCCGACGCCGCCAAGGCGGTGACCTGGACCTCTGAGCCGCAGCGCGTACTCGATGACACCAAGCCGCCGTTCTACCGGTGGTTCCCCGACGGCGAGCTCAACACCTGCGCCAATGCCCTGGATCGCCACGTCGCCGAACGCGGCGATCAGGCCGCGCTGATCTACGACTCCCCCGTCACCGGCACGAAGGCCACCTACACCTACCGCGAGTTGCGCGACGCCACCGCCCAGTTCGCCGGGGCCCTGCGCGGGCTCGGGGTGAACAAGGGCGACCTGGTGGTGATCTACATGCCGATGGTCCCCGAGGCCGTCATCGCGATGCTGGCCTGCGCCCGGCTCGGTGCGGTGCACTCGGTGGTGTTCGGCGGATTCGCCGCCCATGAGTTGGCGACCCGCATCGACGACGCCCGTCCCGTGGTCGTGGTGAGCGCATCCTGCGGCATCGAGCCGACGCGCACCATCGAGTACAAGCCCATGCTGGACGCCGCACTCGAGATCGCGGAGCACAAGCCTCGAGGCTGCGTGATCCTGCAGCGCGAGCAGTGCCCCTGCGAACTGGTCGACGGGCGCGATCACGACTGGCAGCGGCTGGTGGCCGGCGCGCAACCGGCCGATCCGGTGCCCGTGGCCGCCACCGACCCGCTGTACGTGCTCTACACGTCGGGCACCACCGGAAAACCCAAGGGCATCGTCCGTGACAACGGCGGGCACGCGGTGGCCCTGCTATGGAGCATGCGCCACCTCTACGACGTGGCACCCGGCGACGTGTTCTGGGCGGCCTCCGATGTCGGCTGGGTCGTCGGGCACTCCTACATCGTGTACGCGCCATTGTTGTTGGGCGCGACAACCGTTCTCTACGAAGGCAAACCGGTCGGCACCCCCGATGCCGGGGCATTCTGGCGAGTAGCCGCCGAGTACGGCGTCAAGGCGCTGTTCACCGCCCCGACCGCGATCCGCGCGATCAAGAAGGAAGACCCTGAGGCCACCCGACTGGCCGATTACGACCTGTCCGGGCTCAAGTACCTGTTCCAGGCCGGAGAGCGACTCGACCCCGACACCTACCACTGGGCCGCCGACAAACTCGGTATCCCGGTGGTCGACCACTGGTGGCAGACCGAGACCGGATGGGCGATCGCCGCTGACCCGATGGGCGTCGAACCCCTGCCGATCAAGGCCGGTTCGGCCACGGTGCCGATGCCCGGTTATGACGTTCAGATCCTGCGCTCGGACGGCACCCGATGCGAGCCCGGTGAGGAAGGCGCCATCTGCATCAAACTGCCGCTGCCGCCGGGCACACTGCCCACGCTGTGGGGTGACGACCATCGCTACGTCGCGTCATATCTGTCTGCGTTCACCGGGTATTACCTCACCGGCGACGGCGGCTACCTGGATTCCGACGGCTACCTGTTCGTGATGGGCCGCACCGACGACGTGATCAACGTTGCTGGACACCGGTTGTCGACGGGGTCGATCGAGGCTGTGCTGGCCGACCATCCCTCGGTGGCCGAATGCGCGGTGATCGGCGTCGCCGACGAACTCAAGGGACAGGTGCCGCGCGGCTTCGTGGTGCTCAAAACCGGGGCCACGACCGACGGGATCACCCAGGAGCTCGTCGACCGGGTGCGCGAGAATATCGGCGCAGTGGCGGTTTTCAAGAAGGTCGACGTGGTGGCCGCGTTGCCCAAGACCCGCTCAGGCAAGATCCTGCGCAAGACCATGCGCGGGATCGCCGACGGGCTCGACGAGCCGGTGCCCTCCACCATCGAGGATCCCGCGGTGCTCGACGCGCTCAAGGACGTCCTGCGCCCCTAGTTTCCTCCCGCGAGCAGACGCAAAACTGCCCTGAATCCACTAATTTTGGGCAGTTTTGCGTCTGCTCGCGGTGGGAAAGCTACCGCCAGGCGCGGTTACCCAACAGCCGCAGGCCATTGAGGGTGACCAGGATGGTCGAACCCTCGTGGCCCGCCCCCCCAGCGGTAACGGCAAGTGCCCGAACAGATCCATGTCACCAACACCGTGATCACCGTCGCTGCGATCACCAGATTGGCGATGACCAGGCGCCGGGCCCGCCGGGACAACGCGACCACTGCGGCAATCGCCGAGAGGTCGTCGCCGACGGTGACGACGTCGGCAGTGTCGACCGTGAGATCGGCGCCGGTGAGGGCATGCAGCGCCTGGACCGCCGCAGCCGCACCCGGGCGGGTCTGGTCATGCAGCCCCAGCACCCCGATCGCCTGGCCGTCCGCGGTCACGACAACGGCGGTCGCCCCGCCGGACTCGATCTCGGCCACGGCCCGGATCGCCAGGCCCGCATACGCCGCCGGGCTGAGCACCTCGACCGGGCACCTGTCGACGATCGCCCGGACCCCACGGCCCGCGCAGGCGGTGAATCCGGTGGCCTCCGGCACCACGATGGCACAGCGTGCCGCCTGACCCGGCTGCGGGAATCGCCGTGCTCGGTCACCGAACTGTCCGCGGCAGTCGGCATGGAGCAGCCCGCGGTTTCCAATCAACTCCGGTTATTGCGGGCGCTCGGTCTGGTGACCGGCGACAGGCCCGGCCGCAACATCGTGTACCGGCTCTACGACAGCCATGTCGCGCAACTGCTCGATGAGGCCATCTACCACATCGAGTGCCTCCGGCTCGGCGCCCGCGACACCTCCGCCTGAGCCCCTAAAGCCGCCGCAGCCAAAGAGTTTCACAGACTGTTCACCCGGTGCGTCCGCGCCTGAAATAACCCTCGCGCAAAACGCCCGCCGTTTCGGGAAACCTTTATTTTCACGGAGGCCCGAACTATTGTGAAATCGTTATATGTTGATATCCGCCCCAACTCGGGAGTTTGCTGCTGGTCACGCCGGTGGTGCCCGAACAGTGAGGAGTTGAACGACGATGCGCATGGCAACCAAGGGATCCTGCACCTGTCGCTGTAATGCCTGCGACGGTGGCCACCACTGCGGAAACCCCCCGAACTGCAACGCGCGGCGCTGATGCCGTCGGTGACCTGTCGCCCGGGCAGCCGGCGACAGGTCACCACCCTCAGCCGCTACGCCACCTGAACATCGAGCCATAATTCATCGATCGCACCGATCGGTCGTGCGATCTCGCGCCTTGCCGCTTCTTCCGGTCGCGTCC from Mycobacterium sp. DL440 includes the following:
- a CDS encoding ArsR/SmtB family transcription factor codes for the protein MRRRAEHLDRAPVDDRPDPTARAGGESGGLRHHDGTACRLTRLRESPCSVTELSAAVGMEQPAVSNQLRLLRALGLVTGDRPGRNIVYRLYDSHVAQLLDEAIYHIECLRLGARDTSA